Proteins from a genomic interval of Bombus affinis isolate iyBomAffi1 chromosome 16, iyBomAffi1.2, whole genome shotgun sequence:
- the LOC126925783 gene encoding ubiquinone biosynthesis O-methyltransferase, mitochondrial, giving the protein MCNVLIVIKRTRDCCYFVHFHWNEFEVTLFTFLHLICFNMSSKLPRTLKILYYDFYGKSVMRTTKVTPLRLISTGSTFRNRLSEHTEQLKKCNLVKQSTVDPADVEFHSKISSRWWDTNGEMSCLHLLNPLRVQFVRDGLANTGFKIKCPYLPLEGIKILDVGCGGGIYSESLARTGANVTGIDASSELITVAKGHAALDPSLDGKLNYVQTTIEDFALINKGVFDAVVASEVIEHVNNKELFLKSCVSTLKSGGSIFLTTFNKTLSSWLGGIITAEHILKLIPKGTHDWNKFVTPAEMQSILETCGCKTKLIHGLFYNPLKREWSWRTSTAINYALHAVKRKEEK; this is encoded by the exons ATGTGTAATGTTTTGATTGTTATAAAACGCACGCGGGACTGTTGCTATTTTGTACACTTTCACTGGAACGAATTTGAAGTTACGTTATTCACTTTCCTGCACCTCATTTGTTTTAACATGTCTTCAAAGTTACCTCGCACTCTCAAAATTCTTTATTATGATTTTTATGGAAAATCAGTCATGAGAACCACAAAAGTTACTCCTTTACGGCTGATATCCACCGGCTCTACTTTTCGAAACCG GTTATCTGAACATACCGAACAgttaaaaaaatgtaatctAGTAAAACAATCAACAGTTGATCCCGCAGATGTAGAGTTTCATTCTAAAATAAGCAGTAGATGGTGGGACACTAATGGTGAAATGAGTTGTTTGCATTTGTTGAATCCTCTTAGAGTACAATTTGTTCGAGATGGTCTAGCAAATACAGGATTCAAAATAAAATGTCCTTATTTGCCATTAGAAGGGATTAAAATATTGGATGTTGGTTGCGGTGGAGGAATATATTCGGAATCTTTAGCTAGAACAGGAGCAAACGTGACTGGGATTGATGCTTCTTCAGAGTTAATAACAGTTGCAAAAGGACATGCTGCTTTGGATCCTAGTTTAGATGGAAAATTAAACTATGTTCAGACAACTATTGAAGATTTTGCATTGATTAATAAAGGAGTATTCGATGCTGTTGTTGCTTCAGAAGTTATAGAACATGTAAATAATAAGGAATTGTTTTTAAAg TCCTGTGTAAGTACTTTAAAATCTGGAGGATCAATATTTCTTACAACTTTCAATAAAACGTTGTCTTCGTGGCTTGGAGGCATAATCACAGCTGAACATATTTTAAAGCTAATACCAAAGGGCACCCATGATTGGAATAAATTTGTCACTCCTGCCGAAATGCAGTCCATATTAGAAACAT GTGGTTGCAAGACAAAATTGATTCATGGACTATTTTACAATCCTTTGAAAAGAGAGTGGTCTTGGAGGACCTCAACGGCGATCAATTATGCACTTCACGCggtaaagagaaaagaagagaaataa